In Sesamum indicum cultivar Zhongzhi No. 13 unplaced genomic scaffold, S_indicum_v1.0 scaffold00141, whole genome shotgun sequence, the following proteins share a genomic window:
- the LOC105179307 gene encoding putative pumilio homolog 21, translated as MRKYNTRIPSCRPNQGRRQRFPYARPDLDVNLLKEIIKGDDSEHKESLVSILEDSVFMLMLGRRLHCLYSMLIDACEGHQLDLLVGRVLSQGKYFLTAAFPKQGASSIIKLMMIYGLDRASSIIKLIKKVNKSLPHAMAMTRVLSTRFIDKMSHPTARDVILQCLLLFPRQPNEVLYEKVLLHFQNLAIHKVRCRSLIDCVALIRGDQRVRLINKIADVSDYLSYDPHGNYVVQNLLGPKNKGITKKITRFLQNQFMGLA; from the exons ATGAGGAAGTACAATACGAGGATTCCTAGTTGTCGGCCTAATCAAGGAAGGAGGCAGCGGTTCCCATACGCCAGACCTGATCTTGACGTAAACCTcttgaaagaaattataaaagggGATGATAGCGAGCATAAGGAGAGTTTGGTTTCTATACTTGAAGACTCGGTATTCATGTTGATGTTGGGTAGACGGCTGCATTGTCTCTACAGCATGCTCATTGATGCGTGCGAAGGCCACCAGTTGGATTTACTCGTTGGGAGGGTCTTGTCGCAGGGCAAATACTTTCTAACTGCAGCATTCCCCAAACAAGG AGCAAGTTCAATCATCAAACTGATGATGATTTATGGTTTGGACAGAGCAAGTTCAATCATCAAACTCATCAAAAAGGTGAACAAGTCGTTGCCTCATGCCATGGCTATGACAAGAGTTCTGTCCACCAGATTCATAGATAAAATGTCTCATCCTACGGCCAGGGATGTCATTCTACAATGCCTACTCCTCTTTCCAAGGCAGCCTAATGAG gTGCTCTACGAAAAAGTACTACTGCATTTCCAAAATTTGGCCATACACAAAGTCAGATGCAGATCATTGATCGACTGTGTCGCCCTCATCCGTGGAGATCAAAGAGTTAGACTTATCAATAAGATAGCAGATGTATCTGATTATCTTTCGTATGATCCACACGG GAACTACGTCGTACAAAATCTCCTAGGCCCTAAAAACAAGGGcattaccaagaaaataacaCGTTTCCTGCAAAATCAGTTTATGGGATTGGCGTGA
- the LOC105179308 gene encoding uncharacterized protein LOC105179308 yields MGLCPTRRCYNLAIKQSDAAKKEKRKQELSQSEDVKGGKMERLEPNEEFKEVELIAGDFQKMTRIGSQMSKELEMLTIIFLRRNHDMFAWSPSDFKGIDPEVIVHRLNIDAQVKPMKQKKRMFRVERNKIIEEEESGAGCALSSMMDAYQGYHQIFMAKEDAEKTTFVTENGVYCYNVMPFDLNNARATYQRLVNRMFKDHIGSTMEVYVDDMSVKSKQEDDHLTHLEIVFSIMRSYGMKLNLAKCTFGVRGGKFLGYMVSERGIEVNLEKIKAIMQLGSPTSVKDVKKLTGKVASLNCFITRSADRSLPFFKVLRKIENFEWNEECGRALQDLKMYLATPPLLSSPMVGEKLYVYLAVSDDAVMSKPDTSGKMVNWAVELGEFDIELQIRNAQEKDVRWLLHVDGSSNSKNRGAGIYLQGTDGVEIEIAVRLNFPVTNNEAEYETLIQGLQTALDGGVRQLDVYTDSQLVAMQVHGVYEMREWSMMQYLAKVREMMGKFDRCALHQIPRDENARVDALSKFGAMVEGIKERKTTVMIKSIPMIDEKTIQVAANSWKIPYI; encoded by the exons ATGGGGTTGTGTCCTACTAGGCGATGTTATAACCTAGCTATAAAGCAAAGTGATGcagcaaaaaaggaaaagagaaagcaGGAGCTAAGTCAGAGTGAGGATGTGAAGGGAGGGAAAATGGAAAGACTAGAACCAAATGAGGAGTTTAAAGAGGTGGAATTAATTGCAGGCGACTTCCAGAAAATGACCCGGATAGGGTCGCAGATGTCGAAGGAGTTGGAGATGTTaacgataatttttttaaggagGAACCATGACATGTTCGCGTGGAGCCCTTCTGACTTTAAAGGTATAGATCCTGAGGTAATCGTACATAGATTAAATATTGATGCTCAGGTTAAACCCATGAAGCAGAAAAAGAGGATGTTTAGGGTAGAACGAAACAAAATTATCGAGGAGGAG GAAAGTGGCGCAG GTTGTGCCTTATCTAGTATGATGGATGCTTACCAAGGCTATCACCAAATCTTTATGGCGAAGGAAGACGCAGAAAAGACAACATTCGTAACTGAGAATGGGGTTTATTGCTACAATGTTATGCCGTTCGACTTGAATAATGCTAGAGCTACCTATCAAAGGTTGGTCAATAGAATGTTTAAGGATCATATTGGAAGCACAATGGAGGtctatgttgatgatatgtcGGTGAAAAGTAAGCAGGAGGACGACCATTTGACACATTTGGAAATAGTCTTCAGTATCATGCGATCTTACGGGATGAAATTAAATCTGGCTAAATGTACCTTCGGGGTTCGAGGTGGCAAGTTTCTTGGCTATATGGTTAGTGAAAGGGGAATTGAGGTAAACCTTGAGAAGATAAAGGCAATTATGCAGTTGGGGTCCCCCACATCGGTGAAAGACGTTAAGAAGCTAACAGGTAAGGTTGCATCTTTGAATTGCTTCATCACCAGGTCAGCAGATCGCAGTTTACCTTTTTTCAAAGTTCTAAgaaagattgaaaattttgagtggAATGAAGAATGTGGGAGAGCTCTTCAAGATCTCAAAATGTATTTAGCGACCCCTCCCCTTCTTTCTAGTCCTATGGTAGGGGAAAaattgtatgtatatttggCAGTGTCGGATGATGCT GTTATGTCAAAACCAGATACTTCAGGTAAGATGGTTAACTGGGCGGTCGAGCTAGGGGAGTTTGATATAGAATTGCAGATTAGAAATGCT CAGGAGAAGGATGTGAGATGGTTACTGCATGTGGACGGCTCGTCAAATTCAAAGAATAGGGGAGCTGGAATATATTTACAAGGTACGGATGGAGTGGAAATTGAGATCGCGGTTAGATTGAACTTCCCTGTGACCAATAATGAAGCTGAGTACGAGACACTTATACAAGGTCTTCAGACAGCATTAGATGGAGGAGTGAGGCAGTTGGACGTGTATACGGACTCGCAGCTGGTCGCAATGCAGGTGCATGGTGTGTACGAAATGCGAGAATGGTCTATGATGCAGTATTTAGCAAAGGTAAGAGAGATGATGGGTAAGTTCGACAGATGTGCACTCCACCAGATTCCAAGGGACGAGAATGCAAGAGTTGATGCCTTATCCAAATTTGGGGCTATGGTGGAAGGAATCAAGGAGAGAAAGACCACTGTGATGATTAAGTCAATTCCAATGATAGATGAGAAAACCATTCAGGTAGCAGCAAACTCATGGAAAATACCTTACATTTGA